From a region of the Nyctibius grandis isolate bNycGra1 chromosome 10, bNycGra1.pri, whole genome shotgun sequence genome:
- the CYB561D2 gene encoding transmembrane reductase CYB561D2 yields MALTAETESRLYRSLRAAAGAAAHLVALGFPTAVAVLARPGSSLFSWHPLLMALAFSFLMTEALLIFSPETSLLRSFSRKVKVRVHWALQLLALLCALLGLGVITYNKHLNGKAHFVTWHGLTGLLTVLYAGGQCAGGVLLLYPKLMKNWTLAKLKLYHATSGLVGYLLGCASLMLGMCSLWFTASVTSVSWYLAMLCPLLTSLVIMNQVSNAYLYRKRSQH; encoded by the exons atgGCCCTGACGGCCGAGACCGAGTCCCGGCTGTACCGGTCGCTgcgcgccgccgccggcgccgccgcccACCTCGTGGCGCTGGGCTTCCCCACCGCCGTGGCCGTGCTGGCGCGGCCCGGATCCA gcctcttctcctggcacccgCTGCTCATGGCCCTCGCG TTCTCGTTCCTGATGACGGAAGCCCTGCTGATATTCTCCCCCGAGACCTCGCTGCTCCGCTCCTTCTCCCGCAAAGTGAAAGTGCGGGTGCACTGGGCCCTCCAGCTGCTCGCCCTCCTCTGTGCCCTCCTGGGGCTGGGCGTCATCACCTACAACAAGCACCTGAACGGCAAAGCCCACTTCGTCACCTGGCACGGCCTGACGGGGCTGCTGACCGTGCTGTACGCTGGCGGGCAGTGTGCAGGGGGGGTGCTCCTGCTCTACCCCAAACTGATGAAGAACTGGACACTGGCCAAGCTCAAGCTCTACCATGCGACCTCGGGGCTGGTGGGCTACCTGCTGGGCTGTGCCAGCCTGATGCTGGGCATGTGCTCCCTGTGGTTCACCGCCTCGGTGACCAGCGTCTCCTGGTACCTCGCCATGCTGTGTCCCCTTCTCACCAGCCTGGTTATCATGAACCAGGTGAGCAACGCTTACCTGTACCGCAAGCGGAGCCAGCACTGA